From a region of the Chlorocebus sabaeus isolate Y175 chromosome 23, mChlSab1.0.hap1, whole genome shotgun sequence genome:
- the TLX3 gene encoding T-cell leukemia homeobox protein 3, producing MTQSLSGPRTLGKVSVRREAPGAPWPRRNRDPAASPPSPAQPFRPPRMEAPASAQTPHPHEPISFGIDQILNSPDQDSAPAPRGPDGASYLGGPPGGRPGATYPSLPASFAGLGAPFEDAGSYSVNLSLAPAGVIRVPAHRPLPGAVPPPLPSALPAMPSVPTVSSLGGLNFPWMESSRRFVKDRFTAAAALTPFTVTRRIGHPYQNRTPPKRKKPRTSFSRVQICELEKRFHRQKYLASAERAALAKSLKMTDAQVKTWFQNRRTKWRRQTAEEREAERQQASRLMLQLQHDAFQKSLNDSIQPDPLCLHNSSLFALQNLQPWEEDSSKVPAVTSLV from the exons ATGACACAGAGCCTGTCGGGCCCGCGCACTCTTGGCAAAGTTTCAGTGCGACGAGAGGCGCCGGGCGCTCCATGGCCGCGCCGTAACCGGGACCCAGCCGCCTCcccgcccagcccagcccagcccttccGCCCGCCCAGGATGGAGGCGCCCGCCAGCGCGCAGACCCCGCACCCGCACGAGCCCATCAGCTTCGGCATCGACCAGATCCTTAACAGCCCGGACCAGGACAGCGCACCCGCCCCGCGGGGCCCCGACGGcgccagctacctgggagggcCCCCGGGGGGCCGTCCGGGCGCCACATACCCGTCTCTGCCCGCCTCCTTTGCGGGCCTCGGCGCGCCCTTCGAGGACGCGGGATCTTACAGTGTCAACCTGAGCCTAGCGCCCGCCGGCGTGATCCGGGTGCCGGCGCACAGGCCGCTGCCCGGGGCCGTGCCACCGCCTCTGCCAAGCGCGCTACCCGCCATGCCCTCCGTGCCCACGGTCTCCAGCTTGGGCGGCCTCAATTTCCCCTGGATGGAGAGCAGCCGCCGCTTCGTTAAAGACCGCTTCACAG CGGCGGCTGCACTCACGCCCTTCACCGTGACCCGGCGCATCGGCCACCCCTACCAGAACCGGACGCCGCCCAAGCGTAAGAAGCCGCGCACGTCCTTTTCCCGGGTGCAGATCTGCGAGCTGGAAAAGCGCTTCCATCGCCAGAAGTACCTGGCCTCTGCCGAGAGGGCGGCGCTCGCCAAGTCCCTCAAAATGACGGACGCGCAGGTCAAGACCTGGTTCCAAAACCGGAGGACCAAGTGGCG GCGGCAGACGGCTGAGGAGCGGGAGGCGGAGCGGCAGCAGGCGAGCCGGCTCATGCTGCAGCTGCAACACGACGCCTTCCAAAAGAGCCTCAACGACTCCATCCAGCCCGACCCGCTCTGTCTGCACAACTCGTCACTCTTTGCTCTGCAGAATCTGCAGCCCTGGGAGGAAGATAGTTCCAAGGTTCCCGCCGTCACCTCCCTGGTGTGA